The window CATTGTTTACTGGTAGAGGTTGTTGCTAGGGAACATCTCCTCCTTGGGTTTGGCTGTAGAGGTGTTCAGAGCTGCTGATGTGCTCTTGGTATTCGCTGCCAGCTCCCTGTCTTTCCTGGCAGTGCCACAGATCCATAGGAATATAAAGAATCcttagagagagaaacacagacagatcATCACTCAGACTCCACCCACACAGGTGCTCAATAATAGGTGCTTTCAAACTATTCAAGATCATAGGGCCACATTCTCTCTACCTGACACTCCTCTCCCTTTGTACATAATCTTATTTGATCTCCATTCTCTTCCCTTCCACCCCTCTACATCAGCTTTACTATCTCTTTCTGTCCCTGTCTTTCGTGATGTTCCCTGTGTCAccttggagggagttgaaaatgctgaacaggtagaggatgGGAAGGTTGACATAGCCGTAGCTGAGGAAGGCCAGGCCCCAGGTGATACCCAGCAGGCAGGTCAGACCCAGGACGGTGCCAATGTCCTTCCAGGCCAGGCTTGCCTTCCCAGGCTTGCCCTTACTGCCACAGCGCTGCAGCTGGCAGATCCGGGTGGTCACCGTTAACAGAATGCCAGAGTTAAGGACAAAGATGATGGTGAAGTAGGCCAGGTTCATACTGTAGAAGAAGGGGATGTCCATGATCCAGCAGCTGGGGTGGGGAGAGAGCGTTGGTTAAAATGCAGTGACGCAGTGATTAAACTGTGATTCTATTGGACAAACTGCATCTGGTCTTTACCAAACACATAGTCACATTCACCTTGTCCTCCACATTCACTTATTGATCTCCACATGGAACGTTCATTAGGAACATAAATATGCTGTACATTGGGCCACCCCTGAAATTGTCCTGATAAAAAGTGAACATTCAAAAAGAGAAAGATAACATTTACTCACATTGTATTTGTCCGGTTAGTGTCTGCCATAGTCATTTCTGTAGGTCCATATAATGGTTTGATATCCTTGACTGCCAATGAAACTCCCACAATGATACCGGGGAGTCCTGAACAGTGCACACACAGGATGAGTGTTCCATGTCCGCAAACTCTTGTTCCACTGTATCTCTCACCTGAAAGAGCATGTTAATAACTGATTCACTTACCCCAGCCAATGGCAGACAGCTTGGCCATATAGTGTCGGTAGTAAGTGTTGAACACCTTGACCAGGAGGAGATACAGGTGGACAGCTTCAATGGCCATCCAGGTGAAACAGCTGAGGAGGCTGTAGTGAATGGCCGCCGCAATGAAGATACACACGCCCCTGATGCCCAGACTGGCCCCCCACTCGTTGAGCAGGAAAGAGGTGTTGAGCAGGAACAAAGCCCCGCTCAGTGACACGTGGATGCTGTTGGCGTTGTCCACCCTGGAGTTCCTAAAGTAAGGGTACGACCGTATCAGACAACTGATAAAACAGCGTGGATAGATGACTAGTACGGGCGCAGTCATCTATACAGACGCAGGGATGACCACACGGGCCATGCTGAAATAGACACAGGGTGAAACATACAGCGGAAGAGATCCAATTCAAAATTGAGAACGAAGGGAAAAGTGGGCAGGCGGCATTTTGGTGAGGCGGGGGTCGCATACGTGGTAATGACGTAGGTGAGGAAGGATACGGCGGTGAAGAAGGCAGACAAGCCACAGCCAATGTAGCTGATGTAAGACAAGACCCGCCAGTGCACACCGTCAATAGATAGGTCGGCGATCTGGAGGGGATAAGAACGGATAAGGAATGGCGACTATCACCAGAGGACATTTGTGAGAGGATGATGTAGATGAATGGATGGATATAAATTGCTCACCAGCAGCACGGCAAACGGCGTGGCGTGGTTACAGATGCACTCCACCACGCTGTCGTTGATCTTAGTAACGCATCCGTCCGTTTTCCAAAAGACAGTGTCTGGGAGGTTTATGTCCCCTGTTTGGAAGAGAGTGCCCTTTTTTAGTCACTCACAAATGCAGTCAGTACGTGTACAGCTTATATTGCCATATAAGGCAACAACAAAATGTTATGCAAAGCACTGTGGTATGCAATGGACTGTAGTTTTATGTAAACACAgttactgtaggcctacatacTGTAACAGAAATCAACCCACCATAGTCATTGAAATATTGACATGACAGGCTGTAATTCACCTGTAGAGAAAAAAAACACTGATACGGTAATGCATGAATTGAATCAACTGTAAACTACAGTGAGCTACAAAATGATTGGGCCAGTAAcacatgtgttgttgttttggctctataCCCCAGCATTTTGGATGTGATGACTATGAGGTTCAAATGCAGACTGTCcgctttcatttgagggtattttgatccatatcgggtgaaccgtttataaCACTAATAAGGACGAGTTACAGATGCActaatatcatacccccaagacatgctaaactctcaccattacaataacaggggaggttagcatattTGTGGGGGGAATGAGacttgtgcgtctgtaactttctcactcaacattattcacgattcattcaggactatccgtaatcatggtagcatccacattaatgtgttaaagtgttaagaaacatattatattgttatttacaataaaagtgactccagaatgaaataatacattatttaccattcatttatattgggcacaaagtaatctgaaacacaaccaaaacaaacaagaaatgcatccaacaagtttgtagattCACAAGCTTGACGTAAtaattgcgtgctaggaatatgggaccaaatactaaatattttgactactttaatacacatataaatgAATGAGTCCCAATACCTTTGGTACGCTAAAATGGAGCGACTATATACAAAAAGgcctgtaatttctaaacagttcacccgatatggatgaaaatacttgAAAATGAAGGCTGACAGTAtgaactttaacctcatagtcattggcTCTGTACTCATTTTCCTGGAGTCCAGATCCAAAACAACcaagaatgtgtcactgtcccaaaacATTTGTATGTCACAATTACAGGAACATCCTAAATCTTATGACGACAATTTACAATTTACTGGTATTATAGGgtcaaacaatttgaacttcatCTTCAGTGGAGTGATCAAGTTCTCAAGTTGTCTGCCGCCATCCACCTCTATCCGTATGACCATGGTTCTCACGAGTTCCTCTTTAAACTGGATAGAAGAGGGTGATAATGACATGGAGGATTATGAGGGTTGCGATATCATGAAAGCCCAGTCCATCAAATCACAAAATGTTTGATTTACTTTAATTTATTGAATTGGAAGAATGATTAAATTTAATTA is drawn from Salvelinus fontinalis isolate EN_2023a chromosome 4, ASM2944872v1, whole genome shotgun sequence and contains these coding sequences:
- the LOC129854059 gene encoding adhesion G-protein coupled receptor G2-like, whose translation is MYVFVIHILYCSTLKTATMFPLHLLLLISGTLAMNCSNSDDTFYLNTTNGEISMTINMLNETITINDKAEENLKCFWCIESYVECTPMNMTSINLTECQTVNISVVENSTSKLIFNIASSTCEVTKCTGPEITALMREIQGHPSEGPKDLKRVLNMRNMCANLFENNQTIRMMFIGVERGLVHNMINISIPGEPLYYDLSDLALTVFNLTNLTSADDKMVKIKAPELLSENNSYIPETWIPIDALQNIPEEKRRVGVVTYKSPNQFLFKEELVRTMVIRIEVDGGRQLENLITPLKMKFKLFDPIIPVNYSLSCQYFNDYGDINLPDTVFWKTDGCVTKINDSVVECICNHATPFAVLLIADLSIDGVHWRVLSYISYIGCGLSAFFTAVSFLTYVITTNSRVDNANSIHVSLSGALFLLNTSFLLNEWGASLGIRGVCIFIAAAIHYSLLSCFTWMAIEAVHLYLLLVKVFNTYYRHYMAKLSAIGWGLPGIIVGVSLAVKDIKPLYGPTEMTMADTNRTNTICWIMDIPFFYSMNLAYFTIIFVLNSGILLTVTTRICQLQRCGSKGKPGKASLAWKDIGTVLGLTCLLGITWGLAFLSYGYVNLPILYLFSIFNSLQGFFIFLWICGTARKDRELAANTKSTSAALNTSTAKPKEEMFPSNNLYQ